GCGCACCCGGATCCGCGAGTTCATCGACAAAGACGTGGAGCCGGCGGCGGCCGTGCTCGAGAAGACCGACGACCGCGCGAAGTGGGGGCCCGAGATCATCCGCCTGCGCAAGCTGGCCCGCGAGAAGGGGCTGTGGCTGCCGCACATGCCCAAGGAGTTCGGCGGCATGGGGCTCGGCGCGCTCGGGATCGCCACCGTGTCGGCCGAGTGCGGACGCGTGCCGCTGTCGGCGTTCATCATCAACTGTCAGGCGCCCGACGAAGGCAACATGCACACGCTCCTGCACTTCGCCTCGCCGATGCAGGTCGAGAAGTATCTGCGGCCGCTGTGCAACGGCTACGTGCGCTCGTGCTTCGCCATGACCGAGCCCGAGGTCGCGGGCAGTGACCCGACCGGCATCCAGACCTTCGCGGTGCGCCACGGCGACAACTGGCACGTCAACGGGCACAAGTGGTTCATCTCGGGCGCGCGCGGCGCGAAGTTCGCCATCCTGATCGCGTGCACCGACCCGGACGCCGATCCGCCGCAGGCGCGAAACTCGGCGTTCATCGTCGACCTGCCGAACCCCGGCTTCGAGATCGTGCGCGACGTGCACACCATGGCTGGCGGTCACAACCACTGCGAGATCCGCATCAAGGACCTCGTGGTCCCGCACGAGAACATGCTCGGCCCCCAGGGCCAGGGTCACACGCTGGGCCAGGTCCGGCTGGGTCCGGCGCGGCTCGCGCACTGCATGCGCTGGATCGGCCAGATCGAGAAGGCGCTCGACATGATGGTCGCGCGCACCGAGGAGCGCATGCTCCACGGCGCGAAGCTGTCCGAGAAGCAGGGCATCCAGTGGAAGATCTCGGAAGCCGCGCTGGCGCTGTACCAGTGCAAGCTCATGGTGCTGCACTCGGCCTATCTCATCGAGACCAAGCAGCCGTTCCGCCAGGAGGTGTCGATGACGAAGTTCTTCGTCGCGAACACGCTGTGGAAGGTGCTGGACCAGGCGATCCAGGTGCACGGGGCGCTGGGTTACTCGAGTGACACGCCGCTCGAGCAGATGATGAAGAACGCGCGCTCGGCCCGGCTGGTCGACGGCGCGGACGAGGTGCACCTGACGCAGATCGCGCGCCACGTGATCGACGCGTACCGCTCCGAGGGCTCGAGCCGGCGCGCGACGGGCCTGGGGCTCCTGTTCTGAACGTCCTCTTCCTGTCCGAGGGCGGCCAGGTCGGCGGCGCGGAGGCGGACATCCTGCGCCTGGCCGAGGAGCTGCGCGCGCGCGGTCACGGGGCCGTGGTCGGCGCGTTCGGCGCGCCCTTCCTGCGCGAGGCGCATGCGCACGGGCACCCGACGCTGTCGGTGCCGCGCGGCGTGCGCTACTGGGCGGGCATGCGCGCGATCGCGCGCGCCGTCCACGAGCACGCGATCGACGTGGTGAACGCCCAGTCGCTGCGCATGACGTCGCTCGCGGGCACGGCGCGCGCGCTGCGCATGTTCCGGGCCGGGCTCGTGACCACGATCCACAACGTGGCCGACCGCGCGAACGACCGCTTCACCAAGCCGATCCTCTTGCGCCTGCCCGACGCGCTGGTGTTCGTCTCGCGCTTCGAGCGCGCGCGGCTGGGCGAGCTGTGGGGCGGCGAGCGCGGCGAGGTGATCTACTCCGGCGTCGACCTGCCGCTGCCGGGCAGCCTCGAGCCGCTCGACCTCGCGACACTGCACGGTGTACCCCGCGACGCGCGCGTGCTCGGCTTCGTGGGCCGGCTCTCGCCCGAGAAAGCGGTGGGCGACGCGATCGCGGCCCTGCCGCGCCTGCCCGACGACGTGGTGCTGTGCATCGTGGGCGAAGGCCCGGAAGAAGGCGCGCTGCGCGCCGAGACCCGCCGGCGCAACCTGGAGAAGCGCGTGGTGTTCACGGGCTTCTCGCGCGAAGTGAGTCGCTACATGGCGAGCTTCGTGGGGCTGGTCCTGCCCTCGCGGCGCGAGGCGCTGCCGGTCGTGCTGCGCGAGGCGGCGGCGATCGGGCTGCCGGTGGTCGCCGCCGACGTGGGCGGCGTGCGCGAGATCGTGGTGCCGCGCGAGACCGGGCTGCTCTACCCGTCGGGCGACGTCGACGGCCTGGTGCGCGCGATCCGTTCCCTGCTCGACGATCCCTCGCGCGCCGCCACCATGGGCTGCGCGGCGCGCGAGCGGGTGTCCCGCATGTTCGACCCCAAGCAGTGGGTCGACGAGACCGAGGCGCTGTTCACGCGCGTGGCGAGAGGCGACTGACGTGGAATACCAGGAGATCCAGTACGAAGTGTCCGAGCGCGTGCTCACGCTCACGCTCCACCGGCCCGACAAGCTGAACGCCTTCACGGCGCGCATGCTGTCCGAGCTGCTCGACGCGTTCGACCGCGCCGACGCCGACGACGACGTGCGAGCGGTGATCGTGACCGGCTCGGGGCGCGCGTTCTGCGCGGGCGCCGACCTGTCGAGCGGCTCCGGCACGTTCGACCAGCGCGCGGGCGCGCAGAACGTGGGCATCGAGGCGCGCCGCGACGGCGGCGGGCGACTCACGCTGCGCATCTACGAGTGCAAGAAGCCGGTGATCGCGGCGATCAACGGCCCGGCGGTCGGGGTGGGAGTCACCATGACCCTGCCCATGGACGTGCGTCTGGCCTCGACCGAGGCGCGCTTCGGCTTCGTGTTCGCGCGCCGCGGCATCTGCCTGGAGGCGGCCTCGAGCTGGTTCCTGCCGCGCGTGGTCGGAGTGTCTCGCGCGCTCGAGTGGACCTACACCGGCCGGGTGTTCCCGGCGACCGAAGCGCTCGAGGGCGGCCTGGTGCGCAGCCTGCACGCGCCCGCCGAGCTCGTGCCCGCAGCGCGCGCGCTGGCGCGCGAGATCGCCGACAACACCTCGGCCATCTCGGTGGCGATGACCCGCCAGCTGGTGTGGAAGATGCTGGGCGCCGACCACCCGATGGAGGCGCACAAGCTCGACTCACGCGCCATCACGGCGCTGGGCCAGAGCGCCGATGCGCACGAGGGCGTCGGCGCGTTCCTCGCCAAACGCAAGGCCGAGTTCAAGCAGCGCCCCAGCCGCGAGATGCCCGCCTTCTTCCCCTGGTGGCGCGAGCGCCCGTTCGAGTGATCGCGCGCCGGCTCGCGCTCGCCGCGATCTGGCTCGCCGTCGCGCTGTTCGCGGGCGAGCTCGGGCTGCGCGCCTGCGCGCCGCAGGACCTGCAGCGCGACATCCCGGACCTGTGGGTCAAGGACCCGGCGCTCGGCTGGCGCCACCACCCCAACGAGCGCGGCATCGCGAACACGGGCGAGCGCGACGTGGAGATCTGCACCAACGGCGCCGGCGATCGCGTGGACTGCCGGAACCCGCCGCGCACGAGCTGCGCGGGCCGGGTGCTGTGGCTCGGTGACTTCGAGGCGCTCTCGATCCCGTTCCCCGAGACACCCTGGGCGCTGCTCGACGCCGACACCGGCGCGTGTACCGACGCCGCGGGCGTGAGCTCCTACTACATGGGCCAGTACGTGGCCGCGGCGCGCGAGCGCTTGAACGCGCCGGGCGCGCACTGGGACGTGGTCACGCTGGCGGTCTACGTCGGCAACGACTACACGACCACGCCCGAGTCCGTGCCGCCGCCGCAAGACGTGCAGCGCCGGCCGTGGCGCCTGTTCCCCGCGGGTCTCTCGCTGCAGGCGATCTGGGACTGGGCCTACCCGATGAACTCCTGGCTCGAGTCACGCTCGCACTTGTACGTGGCCACCCGCTCCGCGATCCGGCGCGCGCTCGACCGCGGCGATGTCGGCATCTACGGCGTGCCCGAGACCCTGCGCAAGTCGAAGCTCACCCCCGCGCTGCTCGACGGCACGGCGCGTGGCATCGCGCTGGTGGCGCAGGAGGCGCACGCGCACGGCGCGCGCTTCCTGGTGGTCGTGCACCCGCACCGCGCGCAGGTGCTCGACCCCGACGGCGCCGAGATCGCGCGCGCGCTGCCCGCGCTGGCGAGTGACCTGGACATGAACGCGGCCTCGGAGGAGCTCATGTCGCGGCTCGGGAGCGTGCCCGAGGTCGACCGCGCGATCGACCTGTTGCCCGTGTTCCGCGCGCACGCCGCCCCGGGTCTGTGGGAGCCCGAGGACCAGCACCTGTCGGCCGCGGCGTACAGGCTGTGGGCCGAGACGGTGAGCGGCCCGCTGCGCGAGTTGCTCGCGGAAGGGCCGCCGCCCGCGCGCTAGGCCTTCGCGGAGGGCCGGCTCGACACGTCCCGGTGCCAGCGGTTCACGTTGGCGAGCTCCGGCGGCACGCGGATCTGCGCGGCGCGGCCGAAGTCGATCGCGCACAGCGCGGTGATGTCGGCGACGGTGAACTGGTCGCCCGCCACGAACTTGCGCGTGGCGAGCTGCCCGTCGAGCCACGCGATGCGGTCCAGCGCATTGTGTCTGCACACCTCGCCGTACTCGGGTGACTGCTTGATGCGGCCCTTGAAGAACTCGTGTGTGTTCTGGAAGCAGCCGGTCACCAGGTTGAACAGCCCGAGCTCCATGCGCCGCTGCCACATCTCGACCTTGGCGCGCTGGGCCGCCCCCTCCCCGAACAGCGCGGGCTTGGGCTGCAGCTCCTCGAAGTAGCGGCAGATCGCGATCGACTCGGCCAGGTAGCTGCCGTCGTCGAGCTCGAGCACGGGCAAACCGCCGAACGGGTTCTTGGCGAGAAACTCGGGCTGGCGATTCACTGCCTTGCCGATGTCGACCTGCTCGGTCGGGACGGTGATTCCCTTCTCGGCCAGGAAGATGCGCACGCGGCGCGGATTGGGCGCCAGGGCGCTGTCGTAGAGCTTCATGGTCCGGCTTGCCTCCCGTTCGGCGCGATCCTATCCGTTCTGCGATGAATTTGCTGCGTGCGCTGCGCTACGCGCGCTACTACCGCAACTGGCGCGAGCTCGAGCAGGCGCGCGCGGCGGGCCGCAAGCCGGCGCGCGCGGTGCTGCGCGACGGCACGTCGTTCGAGGCGCCGGCGGGAGTGAACCCGCTGCGCGTACTGACTCCCGTGTTCCACAAGCGCGTGTACACGCCGCCGGGCTTCGAGATCGGCGCCGACGACACGGTGGTCGACGTGGGGGCGAACATCGGCGCGTTCGCGGTCTACGCCGCGCAGCGGACGCGCGGCCGGGTGCTGGCGATCGAGCCGCACCCCGAGAATGCCGAGCACCTGCGGCTCAACCTGCGCGCCAATCACTGTCAGCGCGCCGAGGTCGCGGAGTGCGCCATCTCGGACGCGCCGGGCACGCTGCCGCTGTTCATCGGCAAGAGCGGCACGACTCACCAGCTCACGCCGCTCGGCAAGGACGCCGGCGCGGGTGAGTCGGTCGACGTGCGCGTCGCGACCTTCGCGCAGGTGCTGGCCGAACACGGCTTCGAGCGGGTCGACTTCCTGAAGCTCGACTGCGAGGGCGCGGAGGGAGTCATCCTGCCGGCGCTGCCCGTCGCTCTGATGGCCGCGATTCGCACGATCGCGCTGGAGTTCCACGACGACGCCTCGGTGCTCGCGCACGACGCGCTCGCGAAGCTGCTCGAGCAGAAGGGCTTCCGAGTTGCACTCGATTGGGACGGGCGCTCCGCGAACGGCATGCTGTTTGCCCGCCGCTAGGCGTATCATCCCGCCCGTGAAAATCCGCGCGAGCGTCATCCTGGCGACTTACGACCAGCCGCGGCTGCTCGACCTGGCGCTCGCCGGTTACTCGGGCCAGAGCACGCGTGACTTCGAGATCGTGGTCGCGGACGACGGCTCCGGCCCCGAGACGCGGCGGGTGGTGGACTGCTGGGCGCGCCGGCTGCCGGTGC
This portion of the Myxococcota bacterium genome encodes:
- a CDS encoding acyl-CoA dehydrogenase family protein encodes the protein RTRIREFIDKDVEPAAAVLEKTDDRAKWGPEIIRLRKLAREKGLWLPHMPKEFGGMGLGALGIATVSAECGRVPLSAFIINCQAPDEGNMHTLLHFASPMQVEKYLRPLCNGYVRSCFAMTEPEVAGSDPTGIQTFAVRHGDNWHVNGHKWFISGARGAKFAILIACTDPDADPPQARNSAFIVDLPNPGFEIVRDVHTMAGGHNHCEIRIKDLVVPHENMLGPQGQGHTLGQVRLGPARLAHCMRWIGQIEKALDMMVARTEERMLHGAKLSEKQGIQWKISEAALALYQCKLMVLHSAYLIETKQPFRQEVSMTKFFVANTLWKVLDQAIQVHGALGYSSDTPLEQMMKNARSARLVDGADEVHLTQIARHVIDAYRSEGSSRRATGLGLLF
- a CDS encoding glycosyltransferase family 4 protein: MSEGGQVGGAEADILRLAEELRARGHGAVVGAFGAPFLREAHAHGHPTLSVPRGVRYWAGMRAIARAVHEHAIDVVNAQSLRMTSLAGTARALRMFRAGLVTTIHNVADRANDRFTKPILLRLPDALVFVSRFERARLGELWGGERGEVIYSGVDLPLPGSLEPLDLATLHGVPRDARVLGFVGRLSPEKAVGDAIAALPRLPDDVVLCIVGEGPEEGALRAETRRRNLEKRVVFTGFSREVSRYMASFVGLVLPSRREALPVVLREAAAIGLPVVAADVGGVREIVVPRETGLLYPSGDVDGLVRAIRSLLDDPSRAATMGCAARERVSRMFDPKQWVDETEALFTRVARGD
- a CDS encoding crotonase/enoyl-CoA hydratase family protein — its product is MEYQEIQYEVSERVLTLTLHRPDKLNAFTARMLSELLDAFDRADADDDVRAVIVTGSGRAFCAGADLSSGSGTFDQRAGAQNVGIEARRDGGGRLTLRIYECKKPVIAAINGPAVGVGVTMTLPMDVRLASTEARFGFVFARRGICLEAASSWFLPRVVGVSRALEWTYTGRVFPATEALEGGLVRSLHAPAELVPAARALAREIADNTSAISVAMTRQLVWKMLGADHPMEAHKLDSRAITALGQSADAHEGVGAFLAKRKAEFKQRPSREMPAFFPWWRERPFE
- a CDS encoding glutathione S-transferase family protein, with amino-acid sequence MKLYDSALAPNPRRVRIFLAEKGITVPTEQVDIGKAVNRQPEFLAKNPFGGLPVLELDDGSYLAESIAICRYFEELQPKPALFGEGAAQRAKVEMWQRRMELGLFNLVTGCFQNTHEFFKGRIKQSPEYGEVCRHNALDRIAWLDGQLATRKFVAGDQFTVADITALCAIDFGRAAQIRVPPELANVNRWHRDVSSRPSAKA
- a CDS encoding FkbM family methyltransferase, with the protein product MNLLRALRYARYYRNWRELEQARAAGRKPARAVLRDGTSFEAPAGVNPLRVLTPVFHKRVYTPPGFEIGADDTVVDVGANIGAFAVYAAQRTRGRVLAIEPHPENAEHLRLNLRANHCQRAEVAECAISDAPGTLPLFIGKSGTTHQLTPLGKDAGAGESVDVRVATFAQVLAEHGFERVDFLKLDCEGAEGVILPALPVALMAAIRTIALEFHDDASVLAHDALAKLLEQKGFRVALDWDGRSANGMLFARR